One stretch of Asterias rubens chromosome 8, eAstRub1.3, whole genome shotgun sequence DNA includes these proteins:
- the LOC117293490 gene encoding E3 ubiquitin-protein ligase TRIM33-like, translated as MASSNPPKVSAIEKIVQNHLECGICFDPYKDPKILDCLHSFCKICLQKYQSTNYKDATMLICPVCRKKTQLHQKDVQALKTNFNITSLADQLKLVSLSEDNQWVCKLCKDKNEATHFCFDCPAIFCANCYKVHQQSHTVNTLKDISDGKIASKDRKPKRRPECQTHEGEVMWFYCTTCDVMICQVCTVIDHCKPQHEYIDCNQASSTYKQSLAQLFTPLEETMKKLKQSQATASTMKDNLNIAAKRTMAEVKNRADEIRAEVTAQERRIMDEIQTTLKDRSRKLEEFEQAVSVNLQQIQQSLQSAKDVSKNSLAPDFLAVYSTISQDLKGLRDQNQPKIDPTLSYLRFTPGVCDFSLGNLIKKEPRWELSLRYAEGIGWAVGIDASIPGDEVAVADYRNRRVVIYDTTGHQKKTIDLPQDPVAVAAFKNQLVIVDGTNPVKMYNRNGKKMFEFHTVPHSEVGKTSVNLRSVAVIKDTIMVGDWKRLVITKHRSSDGSLIDTLSVQTKPRFLAIDSKDRVIVSGGIPQQVDIVGVDGGTLVSINPKINSQPVHHCRGVCCDSSAIYIAVCNEDCNTGHIHQYDTQGRFLSCIAQGLYFPCGISLTSDGQQLAVADDQSVKIYNKV; from the exons ATGGCTTCTTCAAACCCACCAAAGGTTTCAGCTATTGAGAAAATTGTCCAGAATCATCTGGAGTGTGGTATTTGTTTTGATCCATATAAGGACCCTAAAATACTTGACTGTCTGCACAGCTTCTGTAAAATCTGTTTGCAGAAATACCAGTCTACCAACTACAAAGATGCTACGATGCTTATTTGTCCCGTGTGTCGAAAAAAGACACAACTTCATCAGAAAGATGTTCAAGCTCTCAAGACTAATTTCAACATAACTAGTCTTGCAGATCAACTGAAGCTGGTCAGCTTATCTGAAGACAACCAGTGGGTTTGTAAACTATGTAAGGACAAAAATGAGGCAACTCATTTCTGTTTTGACTGCCCGGCGATCTTTTGTGCAAACTGCTACAAAGTGCACCAGCAAAGCCACACAGTAAACACTTTGAAAGACATTAGTGATGGGAAGATTGCAAGCAAAGACAGAAAACCAAAACGCCGTCCAGAATGCCAAACTCATGAAGGTGAAGTGATGTGGTTCTACTGTACAACTTGTGATGTGATGATTTGCCAAGTTTGTACTGTCATAGATCACTGTAAACCACAACATGAGTATATTGACTGCAACCAAGCCTCATCCACATACAAACAGTCATTGGCTCAACTCTTTACTCCCCTTGAAGAAACCATGAAGAAGCTTAAACAATCTCAAGCAACTGCCTCAACAATGAAAGACAACCTAAACATTGCAGCTAAGAGAACCATGGCAGAGGTGAAGAACAGAGCTGATGAGATCAGGGCTGAGGTAACAGCTCAAGAAAGACGCATCATGGATGAAATACAAACCACCCTTAAAGATCGCAGCAGGAAATTGGAGGAATTTGAGCAAGCAGTGAGTGTTAACTTGCAACAAATACAGCAATCATTGCAGAGCGCCAAAGATGTCAGCAAGAATTCATTAGCTCCTGACTTCCTTGCAGTCTATTCTACTATCAGTCAGGACTTGAAGGGACTCAGAGATCAAAATCAACCCAAGATAGATCCGACCCTTTCCTATCTGAGATTCACTCCAGGGGTTTGTGACTTCTCCCTGGGTAATCTGATTAAGAAGGAGCCAAGGTGGGAGCTTTCTTTGAGGTATGCTGAAGGAATCGGTTGGGCTGTGGGTATTGACGCCTCTATTCCTGGGGATGAGGTGGCAGTGGCAGACTACAGGAATAGAAGAGTTGTAATCTATGACACTACGGGACACCAGAAGAAAACTATCGACCTACCACAAG atcCAGTGGCTGTTGCTGCATTCAAGAATCAGTTAGTGATTGTAGATGGGACCAACCCTGTCAAGATGTACAATAGGAATGGCAAGAAGATGTTTGAATTCCACACAGTGCCTCATAGTGAAGTGGGCAAGACATCAGTAAACCTCCGCAGTGTAGCAGTCATAAAGGATACAATCATGGTCGGGGATTGGAAGAGGTTAGTTATAACTAAACACAGATCCAGTGATGGTTCACTCATTGACACTCTTTCAGTTCAGACTAAACCTCGCTTCTTGGCCATTGACAGCAAGGACAGAGTTATAGTCAGTGGGGGCATTCCACAACAAGTAGACATTGTTGGAGTTGATGGTGGTACACTTGTTAGCATCAATCCAAAGATCAATAGTCAACCAGTTCACCACTGCAGAGGTGTATGCTGTGACAGCTCAGCTATCTACATTGCAGTGTGCAATGAGGATTGCAACACTGGTCATATTCATCAGTATGACACTCAGGGTAGATTTCTCAGCTGTATTGCTCAGGGTCTGTACTTTCCATGTGGAATCTCATTGACATCAGATGGTCAGCAGCTTGCAGTGGCTGACGACCAATCAGTGAAGATTTATAACAAGGTGTAA